The Pelistega ratti genome window below encodes:
- the pal gene encoding peptidoglycan-associated lipoprotein Pal, whose product MSRLAKVLAVAAVAATLAACSTPSTDTGATTSTSGSGVVMDPFNPNSPLAQQRSVYFAFDSYAVESQYQPLVQMHAQYLAANSQQRIRIEGNTDARGSSEYNLALGQRRSVAVAKQLVQQGVNGAQIEAVSFGKERPRATGASEEAYAENRRADINYLR is encoded by the coding sequence ATGTCACGCTTAGCAAAAGTTTTAGCTGTAGCTGCCGTTGCAGCAACATTAGCAGCTTGCTCTACACCATCAACTGATACTGGTGCTACAACTTCTACTTCTGGTAGCGGTGTTGTAATGGATCCATTCAATCCTAACAGCCCATTAGCACAACAACGTTCAGTGTACTTCGCTTTTGACAGCTATGCTGTTGAATCTCAATACCAACCTTTAGTACAAATGCACGCACAATACTTAGCAGCTAACAGCCAACAACGCATTCGTATCGAAGGTAACACTGACGCTCGTGGTAGCTCAGAATACAACTTAGCATTAGGTCAACGCCGTTCAGTCGCTGTGGCTAAACAACTTGTTCAACAAGGTGTTAATGGTGCTCAAATCGAAGCCGTTTCTTTTGGTAAAGAACGTCCACGTGCAACAGGTGCATCTGAAGAAGCTTACGCAGAAAACCGTCGTGCTGATATTAACTACTTACGTTAA
- the tolA gene encoding cell envelope integrity protein TolA, with protein sequence MKKFDNPNDFYDHQDNTKGFIGSIVLHLALVAAIIISVLLNKGDSAAGPAQLELWTEGTEQIIAPPAETRTPNPAEEDTRTEEEPEPEPEPEQAPPPPPPPPPPPAPKAAPAVAEENPDIALEKKRAQEKAEKEKAERLVKEKAEKEKAEKAAKEKAEKERAEAKAREEKAKQEAAEKAERLAKEKAEKEKAEKEAKEKAERLAKEKAEKEKAEKAAKEKAAKEAKAKADARLAAEAKAKANTQGDALRAAMRGDINSRAGIKGGQNDRNQVGGGGGNDGYARRVKACVEPRLRFSGNQRLKLRYRVDFNASLTVTQARITRTSGNKAFDNAVTNALKACNPFPKPPTGNNWVEGEYEFRPR encoded by the coding sequence ATGAAGAAGTTTGATAATCCCAATGATTTTTATGATCACCAAGATAATACCAAGGGCTTTATTGGCTCTATCGTGCTACACCTTGCCTTGGTGGCCGCTATTATTATCAGTGTATTATTAAATAAAGGGGATTCTGCGGCAGGCCCAGCGCAGCTTGAATTATGGACAGAGGGAACAGAACAAATTATTGCTCCCCCTGCAGAAACACGCACACCCAATCCTGCCGAAGAAGATACGCGTACAGAAGAAGAACCTGAACCTGAGCCAGAGCCTGAACAAGCACCTCCTCCCCCTCCGCCACCTCCTCCACCGCCTGCTCCAAAAGCAGCCCCAGCGGTTGCTGAGGAAAATCCTGATATTGCGTTAGAAAAGAAACGTGCACAAGAAAAAGCGGAAAAGGAAAAAGCAGAACGCTTAGTCAAAGAAAAGGCTGAGAAAGAGAAAGCAGAAAAAGCCGCCAAGGAAAAGGCTGAAAAAGAAAGAGCCGAAGCCAAGGCACGCGAAGAAAAAGCCAAGCAAGAGGCGGCAGAAAAAGCAGAACGCTTAGCCAAAGAAAAAGCTGAGAAAGAAAAAGCGGAAAAAGAGGCGAAGGAAAAAGCAGAACGCTTAGCCAAGGAAAAAGCCGAGAAAGAGAAAGCAGAAAAAGCCGCTAAAGAAAAGGCAGCTAAAGAAGCTAAAGCCAAAGCAGATGCACGTCTTGCCGCTGAAGCCAAAGCAAAAGCCAATACACAAGGCGATGCCCTCCGTGCCGCTATGCGTGGGGATATTAATAGCCGTGCTGGTATTAAAGGCGGACAGAACGACCGTAACCAAGTAGGTGGTGGCGGTGGTAATGATGGCTATGCTCGCCGTGTTAAAGCCTGCGTAGAACCTCGTTTACGATTTAGTGGTAATCAACGCTTGAAACTGCGTTACCGTGTAGACTTTAATGCTTCACTAACCGTTACACAAGCACGTATTACACGTACATCGGGTAATAAAGCATTTGATAATGCCGTAACGAATGCTTTAAAAGCATGTAATCCTTTCCCCAAACCCCCAACTGGAAATAATTGGGTTGAAGGAGAGTATGAATTCCGACCACGATAA
- the ybgC gene encoding tol-pal system-associated acyl-CoA thioesterase: MTSENHTDFIFPIRVYYEDTDAGGVVFYANYLKFFERARTEWLRHLGLHQSVLVEQANILFVVTHAQLDYKRPARLDDALLIKTQIKKIGKASIDFEQICMRQDEILVRCDIQIACVNAQTFKISPIPNFVHSILLSDQDN; the protein is encoded by the coding sequence ATGACTTCAGAAAACCATACTGATTTTATTTTCCCTATCCGTGTTTACTATGAGGACACGGATGCGGGAGGGGTTGTTTTTTACGCTAACTATCTCAAATTTTTTGAACGCGCTCGTACAGAATGGCTACGCCATCTTGGTTTACATCAATCTGTACTTGTAGAGCAAGCCAATATTCTCTTTGTCGTCACACACGCTCAACTAGACTATAAACGCCCTGCTCGCTTAGATGATGCGCTTTTAATAAAAACCCAGATCAAAAAGATAGGCAAAGCCTCTATTGATTTTGAGCAAATTTGTATGCGCCAAGACGAAATACTGGTTCGTTGTGATATTCAAATTGCTTGTGTCAATGCACAAACCTTTAAAATAAGTCCTATCCCTAACTTTGTACATTCTATTCTACTTTCAGATCAGGATAATTAA
- a CDS encoding proline--tRNA ligase: protein MLATHFHLNTSKEVPADAEVISHQLMMRSGMIRKHAGGIYTYMPLALKVLRKIEHIVRTEMNNSGAIEILMPVVQPAELWMQTERWDAYGPELLRLKDRHGRDFVLQPTSEEVVTDIVANEIHSWRQLPVNFYHIQTKFRDERRPRFGLMRGREFMMKDAYSFDRDEASALKSYDIMFNAYQRIFSALGLKFRAVNADTGSIGGSRSHEFQVIADTGEDLIVYNPDSDYAANIELAQAPCLIAERATPTQALERVPTPGANKCELVAEQLGLPLTQTVKSVVYRVTDAEGKHHICLLLVRGDHEVNEVKIGKLEAFKHSFELASEEDIIEHFGSKPGFLGPVQTLKPITIIADKTVANMSDFVCGGNQEDTHWIGVNWGRDLPEPIVADIRNVVAGDPAIGEEGTLAIEHGIEVGHVFFLGDKYSSKLKATYLNEQGKPEVIQMGCYGIGVSRVMAAAIEQNHDDRGIIWPMPMAPFEVVICPIGWGKSEEVRTQALAIYEHLKSQGIDVILDDRDARPGVMFSEWELIGVPIRVTVGERGLKDGIIEVQERSKTESVKLSPSEVNSYIIELYHHLKNTL, encoded by the coding sequence ATGTTAGCAACACATTTTCATTTAAATACATCAAAAGAAGTCCCTGCCGATGCAGAAGTTATTAGCCATCAGTTGATGATGCGCTCAGGAATGATCCGTAAACACGCTGGTGGTATTTACACCTATATGCCATTAGCCCTTAAAGTACTTCGTAAAATTGAACATATCGTCCGTACCGAGATGAATAATTCAGGGGCGATTGAAATCCTTATGCCTGTTGTCCAACCTGCAGAACTATGGATGCAAACAGAGCGTTGGGACGCTTATGGCCCAGAATTACTACGTCTTAAAGATCGCCATGGTCGTGATTTTGTACTACAGCCAACCTCTGAAGAAGTGGTTACCGATATTGTTGCCAATGAAATCCATAGCTGGCGCCAATTACCTGTTAATTTCTATCATATTCAAACAAAATTCCGTGATGAACGCCGTCCTCGTTTTGGTCTGATGCGTGGACGTGAATTTATGATGAAAGATGCGTATTCTTTTGATCGTGATGAAGCCTCTGCACTTAAAAGCTACGACATTATGTTTAATGCGTATCAACGTATTTTTAGTGCATTAGGACTTAAATTCCGTGCGGTGAATGCCGATACAGGCTCTATTGGTGGCTCTCGTAGTCATGAGTTCCAAGTCATTGCCGATACAGGTGAAGACTTAATTGTCTATAACCCTGATTCTGACTATGCTGCCAATATTGAATTGGCACAAGCCCCTTGTCTGATTGCTGAACGTGCTACACCGACACAAGCCTTAGAACGTGTCCCTACACCCGGTGCAAATAAATGTGAACTCGTTGCCGAACAACTAGGTTTACCGCTAACACAAACCGTTAAATCAGTGGTATATCGTGTAACAGATGCCGAAGGAAAACACCATATTTGCTTACTCTTGGTGCGTGGTGATCATGAGGTGAATGAAGTAAAAATAGGCAAACTAGAGGCATTTAAGCATAGTTTTGAACTAGCCAGTGAAGAAGATATTATTGAACATTTTGGCTCTAAACCCGGTTTCCTAGGCCCTGTACAAACACTAAAACCCATTACGATTATTGCGGATAAAACAGTTGCTAATATGAGTGATTTTGTCTGTGGTGGTAATCAAGAAGATACGCACTGGATTGGTGTTAATTGGGGACGTGATTTACCTGAACCTATTGTTGCTGATATTCGTAATGTTGTCGCTGGTGATCCTGCTATTGGTGAAGAAGGTACATTAGCCATTGAGCATGGTATTGAGGTAGGTCATGTTTTCTTCTTAGGGGATAAATATTCTTCTAAACTCAAAGCCACTTACCTTAACGAACAAGGCAAACCTGAAGTTATTCAAATGGGTTGTTATGGTATTGGTGTTAGTCGTGTAATGGCAGCTGCTATTGAGCAAAATCATGATGACCGCGGTATTATTTGGCCAATGCCTATGGCTCCTTTTGAGGTGGTGATTTGCCCTATTGGTTGGGGAAAAAGTGAAGAAGTTCGCACACAAGCACTTGCCATCTATGAACACCTCAAATCACAAGGTATTGATGTCATTTTAGATGATCGTGATGCGCGTCCCGGTGTCATGTTCTCTGAATGGGAATTAATTGGTGTACCTATTCGTGTTACGGTGGGTGAACGTGGTCTGAAAGACGGTATTATTGAAGTACAAGAGCGTTCAAAAACAGAATCCGTCAAATTGTCACCATCTGAAGTAAATTCTTATATTATAGAGCTATATCATCACCTTAAAAATACGCTATAA
- the tolQ gene encoding protein TolQ, with product MDPVTTAPTEMSVFSLIIEASLPVQIIMLLLVIISIASWALIISKYLAISRTHKQTREFEQDFWRGGDLTALHQSITRHPEQAGALARIFDAGMSEFLKARQRESSTDTQMDNAERAMRATYQRELDSLDARLGFLASAGSVSPYIGLLGTVWGIMHSFLGLSTNVTATLAAVAPGIAEALIATAIGLFAAIPAVLAYNYFSNAIDKEANRFDSFMDEFLNILQRQTK from the coding sequence ATGGATCCCGTTACAACAGCACCAACAGAGATGTCTGTCTTTTCGCTCATTATTGAGGCAAGTTTACCTGTTCAAATCATCATGCTCCTTTTAGTCATTATTTCTATTGCTTCTTGGGCATTGATTATTAGTAAATATCTTGCTATATCACGCACCCATAAACAAACACGTGAATTTGAACAAGATTTTTGGCGTGGTGGTGATTTAACCGCTTTACATCAAAGCATTACTCGCCACCCTGAACAAGCAGGGGCTTTAGCCCGTATCTTTGATGCAGGGATGAGCGAATTTCTCAAAGCACGTCAGCGTGAATCATCAACCGATACACAAATGGATAATGCCGAACGTGCTATGCGTGCTACCTATCAACGTGAATTAGACTCACTCGATGCTCGCCTTGGTTTTTTAGCATCAGCAGGTTCTGTTAGTCCCTATATTGGGCTTTTAGGAACAGTATGGGGGATTATGCACTCTTTCTTAGGACTTAGTACCAATGTAACCGCTACACTCGCTGCGGTAGCCCCCGGTATTGCCGAAGCCCTCATCGCAACAGCAATCGGTCTTTTTGCCGCTATTCCTGCGGTATTAGCCTATAACTATTTCTCTAATGCTATCGATAAAGAAGCCAATCGCTTTGATAGCTTTATGGATGAGTTTTTAAATATTTTACAACGTCAAACGAAGTAA
- the tolB gene encoding Tol-Pal system beta propeller repeat protein TolB: MSLLNKYGLFHRSISRLGALLMGLSFTVATHAQVNVNLSGSGDNANKFPIVVADFAGTNGAEIANIIAADLTRSGQFDVKRINGVMSTDSTGTPNWAALSEAGGGQNVVYGAVSGNTVNYHLGDTAQQINIHSLSVSHNNVRQQAHKVADAVYEQSTGVRGIFATKIAYVSGSTLYVADADGENAQSVTSGAHIISPAWSPDGSRIAYVSFELGKPVVFVQNLSTGDRTTVANFKGNNSAPAWSPDGSQLAVALSMDGLSNIYMINSTGSTTPRKITNSPEIDTEPYFFPNGSGLIFTSDRGGSPQIYRTGINGGAASRITFSGSQNVSGKISPDGSKLVYTSMRGGGYSIAINGLGTGADRLLTSGPNDQSPSFAPNGMQILYTSNGRLSLVNADGSFNTTLPGAGNVTAVVWGPFTEQK; this comes from the coding sequence ATGTCGCTATTAAACAAATATGGATTATTCCACCGCTCTATCAGCCGTCTTGGTGCATTACTGATGGGATTGAGCTTTACCGTTGCTACTCATGCACAGGTTAATGTCAATCTATCAGGATCTGGTGATAATGCCAATAAATTTCCTATAGTCGTGGCAGATTTTGCAGGTACAAATGGAGCAGAAATTGCCAATATTATTGCCGCCGACCTTACTCGTTCTGGTCAATTTGATGTAAAACGCATTAACGGTGTGATGAGTACCGATTCAACAGGTACACCCAATTGGGCAGCATTATCAGAAGCGGGTGGCGGACAAAATGTTGTCTATGGTGCGGTTTCTGGAAATACCGTTAATTACCATTTAGGGGATACTGCACAGCAAATTAATATCCACTCTCTCAGTGTTTCTCATAACAATGTACGCCAACAAGCTCACAAAGTGGCGGATGCTGTTTATGAGCAATCAACAGGGGTTCGTGGTATTTTTGCAACAAAAATTGCTTATGTATCAGGTAGTACACTCTATGTTGCCGATGCCGATGGTGAAAATGCACAATCTGTTACGTCTGGTGCACATATCATCTCCCCAGCATGGTCGCCAGATGGTTCCCGAATCGCTTATGTTAGCTTTGAATTAGGTAAACCTGTTGTTTTTGTACAAAATTTAAGTACAGGCGATCGCACAACTGTCGCTAATTTTAAAGGCAATAATAGTGCCCCAGCATGGTCGCCAGATGGTAGCCAACTCGCGGTTGCGCTTAGTATGGACGGTTTATCTAATATTTATATGATCAATAGCACAGGTAGCACAACACCGCGTAAAATCACCAATTCACCAGAGATTGATACTGAACCGTATTTCTTCCCAAATGGTAGTGGTTTAATTTTTACATCTGACCGTGGTGGTAGTCCACAAATCTATCGCACTGGGATAAATGGGGGGGCTGCTAGCCGAATTACATTTAGTGGTTCACAAAATGTTTCAGGTAAGATATCCCCTGATGGCTCTAAATTGGTATATACTAGCATGAGAGGTGGTGGTTACTCTATTGCCATAAATGGTTTAGGGACTGGTGCTGATCGTTTGCTAACCTCAGGGCCTAATGACCAATCTCCTAGTTTTGCTCCTAATGGAATGCAGATACTCTATACCTCAAATGGTAGATTATCGCTTGTCAATGCAGATGGTTCTTTTAACACAACATTACCTGGTGCAGGCAATGTGACTGCTGTGGTTTGGGGACCATTTACAGAGCAAAAATAG
- a CDS encoding capsular polysaccharide biosynthesis protein — protein sequence MIWASLGLWQQRISLDSFLDDSEKTTGNLLLWGRKHERRQKILSVFADNPLYIEDGFLRSLGLGVQGYPPFSIVLDKVGVYYDTTCPSQLEQLILATETLNEVQQREATRALSLIKTHHLSKYNHAPDLVEIPDTPVVLVIDQTFGDMAVKYAQADASHFIQMLDCAVAENPHATIWIKTHPDVISGKKKGYLTELTQHYPTVRVFAQDVNPLSLLNIAEKVYCVSSHMGFEALLLNKTVITFGVPWFSGWGVTEERHPQAQTLAKSNRRKERSILQLFYTAYFTYSRYIDPNTGKKGTIFDVIDYLVTAKQQNTYLSGDLYCIGMSLWKRAVITPFFQLPNCRLHFVPHLSQLQKVLRSQSSLQVKILVWGERSEEVLAFAQQYQIPILRIEDGFIRSVGLGSNLVAPISVVVDDRGIYFNAQQSSRLEHILQHQSFSQADVIRAEQLRQRLIQSHIGKYNVGSSDFVVQSGSKPVLLVVGQVEDDASIQLGSPYIRDNLSLLKRVRDKNPHAYIIYKPHPDVVSGNRKGVIAKEQVMKLADEIVTTVNILDCIQQVDEVHTMTSLAGFEALLRGKKVYCYGLPFYAGWGLTVDCLAVVRRNRQLNLHELIAGVLMYYPLYFDPKQKRLVNVERAIEYLNQQKMEQGTATVYRPWLLKQWEKVKQLWKALG from the coding sequence ATGATATGGGCGAGTTTAGGTTTATGGCAACAACGGATTAGCTTAGATAGTTTTCTCGATGATAGCGAGAAAACGACAGGTAATCTATTGTTATGGGGTAGAAAACACGAAAGACGGCAAAAAATATTATCTGTGTTTGCCGATAATCCACTCTATATAGAAGACGGCTTTCTCCGCTCTCTTGGTCTTGGTGTACAGGGTTATCCGCCATTCTCAATAGTTTTGGATAAGGTGGGTGTTTATTATGATACCACTTGCCCCTCCCAGTTAGAACAACTTATCCTAGCAACAGAAACGTTAAATGAAGTACAACAACGTGAAGCGACTCGTGCGTTATCGTTAATTAAAACGCATCACTTATCCAAATATAATCATGCCCCTGATTTAGTGGAAATACCTGATACCCCAGTGGTATTGGTTATTGATCAAACCTTTGGGGACATGGCGGTGAAATATGCACAAGCAGATGCTAGCCATTTTATACAAATGCTGGATTGTGCCGTAGCGGAGAACCCCCATGCTACCATTTGGATAAAAACACACCCTGATGTAATAAGTGGTAAAAAGAAAGGTTATTTAACCGAGCTAACTCAACACTATCCGACTGTTCGTGTATTTGCTCAAGATGTGAATCCTTTATCCTTGCTGAATATTGCGGAAAAAGTGTACTGTGTTAGCTCGCATATGGGTTTTGAAGCACTATTGTTGAATAAAACCGTTATCACTTTTGGTGTGCCTTGGTTCTCAGGTTGGGGGGTAACAGAAGAGCGACATCCACAGGCACAGACCCTAGCCAAAAGCAATCGCCGAAAAGAGCGGTCAATTTTACAGTTGTTTTATACTGCCTATTTTACATATAGTCGTTATATTGATCCAAATACAGGTAAAAAAGGGACAATCTTTGATGTGATTGATTATCTGGTTACTGCTAAACAACAAAATACCTATTTAAGTGGTGATTTATATTGTATCGGTATGTCCTTATGGAAAAGGGCGGTGATTACGCCATTTTTTCAGTTACCCAATTGTCGATTACATTTTGTTCCTCATTTGTCTCAATTACAAAAAGTGCTACGTTCCCAATCATCTTTACAGGTGAAAATATTGGTTTGGGGCGAAAGAAGTGAAGAGGTGTTAGCCTTTGCACAGCAATATCAGATCCCTATTTTACGCATAGAAGATGGTTTTATTCGATCGGTAGGGTTAGGGTCAAATTTGGTCGCACCTATCTCCGTAGTGGTTGATGATAGGGGGATTTATTTTAATGCTCAACAATCTTCTCGCTTGGAACATATACTACAGCACCAGTCTTTTAGCCAAGCAGATGTGATACGAGCAGAGCAATTACGTCAGCGATTAATTCAATCACATATCGGTAAATACAATGTGGGTTCATCTGATTTTGTGGTGCAATCAGGCAGTAAACCTGTACTATTAGTGGTTGGGCAGGTGGAGGATGATGCTTCTATTCAACTGGGCTCACCCTATATTCGTGATAATTTGTCTTTACTTAAACGGGTAAGAGACAAAAATCCCCATGCGTATATTATCTATAAACCGCACCCCGATGTGGTCAGTGGTAATCGAAAAGGTGTGATTGCGAAAGAGCAAGTGATGAAATTGGCGGATGAAATCGTTACAACGGTTAATATTTTAGACTGTATTCAACAGGTAGATGAAGTGCATACCATGACATCTTTAGCTGGGTTTGAAGCACTATTACGCGGTAAAAAAGTGTATTGTTATGGTTTACCGTTTTATGCTGGTTGGGGATTGACGGTTGATTGTCTTGCTGTAGTACGCCGAAATCGTCAATTAAATTTACATGAATTAATAGCGGGTGTTTTGATGTATTACCCACTTTATTTTGATCCTAAACAAAAACGGTTAGTCAATGTAGAGCGTGCGATTGAGTATTTAAATCAGCAGAAAATGGAACAAGGTACAGCTACCGTTTATCGTCCGTGGTTACTTAAACAATGGGAAAAAGTAAAGCAGTTATGGAAAGCCTTAGGATAG
- a CDS encoding alpha/beta fold hydrolase, with protein MKTDFSLNEILINDTPYAYIDEGKGPTLLLIHGSLCDYRYWKAQIPQIAQHFRVIAPSLRHYAPITLDSKEGFSVAQHAEDMSELLKQLVGTETVHVLGHSRGGAVALQLALKHDYQVESLLLADPGIRNEEELSASIAFKQEALRLIQDGQIDAGLTLFIDSVSGKGTYQRMVKWFKDMVRENAHTLSLQRFEPPFLICEDLRILQNFRITLIGGSDSPAPFPNIIKCLQDMWPQAKTHILSPASHGMNLSLPSEFNQIVIDHLQYCEEQKRLELGR; from the coding sequence ATGAAAACTGATTTTTCACTTAACGAAATACTGATTAATGATACCCCTTATGCCTATATTGATGAGGGGAAAGGCCCTACGCTTTTACTGATTCATGGTTCACTCTGTGATTATCGCTACTGGAAAGCACAGATTCCTCAAATCGCACAGCATTTCCGTGTTATCGCCCCTAGCCTTAGACACTATGCCCCTATTACGCTTGATAGCAAAGAGGGGTTTAGCGTGGCACAACACGCAGAAGATATGAGCGAACTACTAAAACAATTGGTCGGAACAGAAACCGTTCATGTCCTCGGACATTCGCGTGGTGGTGCTGTTGCCCTCCAATTAGCCCTTAAACATGATTATCAAGTTGAATCCTTGCTCCTTGCTGATCCCGGCATCCGTAATGAAGAAGAACTGAGTGCCAGTATTGCCTTCAAACAAGAAGCCTTACGTCTTATCCAAGACGGTCAGATTGATGCTGGTTTAACCCTATTTATTGATTCCGTTAGTGGCAAAGGGACGTATCAACGTATGGTGAAATGGTTTAAAGATATGGTACGCGAAAATGCACATACCCTTTCCTTACAACGATTTGAACCACCCTTTTTAATCTGTGAAGATTTACGCATTCTCCAAAACTTCCGTATCACACTTATCGGTGGCTCTGATAGCCCTGCCCCATTCCCTAATATTATTAAATGCCTGCAAGATATGTGGCCACAAGCTAAAACCCATATCCTCAGCCCTGCTTCTCATGGAATGAATTTATCCTTACCCAGTGAGTTTAACCAAATCGTGATAGATCATCTTCAATACTGTGAAGAACAAAAACGTCTTGAGTTGGGGCGTTAA
- a CDS encoding DUF1868 domain-containing protein: MDRRSFLGAAALLSTSTLLATQATAQQTRIAQNEFLPTVGKGYKFDFDGQALHYPGNSLVSHVPQDTSFYQNLVELQQEIKQSEFGELHTFLPKNSFHITLFNGTNENPAQREKEGFWPRDLPKTASIEDVHLHYAQKLKQFKPDLPKVLKFAPTELWGPFDKEMIILGVELVEGREQIIEFRRQLSELLQTTRNQPDKFRFHITLAYNWKKYTPEQLERAETQRKIWSTQFKQQNPLLEVDTIEFAIFDDMLAYAPLVKYHLNTL; this comes from the coding sequence ATGGATAGACGATCTTTTCTAGGTGCAGCTGCATTACTCAGCACATCAACACTATTAGCAACACAGGCAACAGCTCAGCAAACACGTATAGCACAAAATGAATTTTTACCCACCGTAGGTAAAGGGTATAAATTTGATTTTGATGGACAGGCACTGCATTATCCCGGGAACTCACTGGTTAGCCATGTACCACAAGATACCTCTTTTTACCAAAACTTAGTCGAACTCCAGCAAGAGATTAAACAAAGTGAGTTTGGTGAACTACACACTTTTTTACCTAAAAATAGTTTCCACATTACCCTATTTAATGGTACGAATGAAAACCCTGCTCAACGAGAAAAAGAAGGTTTTTGGCCACGAGATTTACCTAAAACCGCCTCTATTGAAGATGTACATCTGCACTATGCCCAAAAACTAAAACAATTTAAACCCGATTTACCCAAAGTATTAAAATTTGCACCTACCGAATTATGGGGGCCTTTTGATAAAGAGATGATTATTCTAGGGGTAGAATTAGTTGAGGGACGGGAACAAATTATTGAATTCCGCCGACAATTAAGCGAACTATTACAAACCACTCGTAACCAACCCGATAAGTTCCGTTTCCATATCACTCTAGCTTATAACTGGAAAAAATATACACCAGAACAATTAGAGCGTGCAGAAACACAACGAAAAATCTGGTCAACACAATTTAAACAACAAAATCCATTACTTGAAGTTGATACGATTGAGTTTGCTATTTTCGATGATATGTTGGCTTATGCACCATTAGTGAAATATCACTTAAATACACTATAA
- the ybgF gene encoding tol-pal system protein YbgF: MTITQKTIAVMLATAFISLSSPALASEDEQARRAILELRAQLKQSDMVRNDLAAQVQHLQNELRQLRGQVETLNGASQTKALEARANDDIGPSAQVGDPNEQNAFDSALDHFRQGDYGNAAKSLASFSKNYPNSSLRPTALFYEGSSRYANRDFKGAISTLNNMISTYPKDAQAGDALLVVAGSQLELNNIAASKATLQRTINEYAGTPAADTAKERLKMY, from the coding sequence ATGACGATTACCCAAAAAACTATTGCTGTTATGCTAGCCACTGCTTTTATTAGCCTTTCTTCTCCTGCACTTGCTAGCGAAGATGAACAAGCACGTCGTGCCATCTTAGAACTCCGCGCACAACTCAAACAAAGCGATATGGTACGTAACGATTTAGCAGCACAAGTACAACATCTTCAAAACGAACTCCGCCAGCTCCGTGGTCAAGTGGAAACCTTAAATGGGGCATCACAAACTAAAGCACTTGAAGCACGTGCCAACGATGATATAGGACCATCAGCACAAGTCGGCGATCCGAATGAACAGAACGCCTTTGATAGTGCTTTAGACCATTTCCGTCAAGGGGATTATGGTAATGCAGCTAAATCTTTAGCAAGTTTCTCTAAAAACTATCCTAATAGCTCACTCAGACCCACTGCCCTTTTCTACGAAGGCAGTAGTCGCTATGCCAATCGTGATTTCAAAGGGGCTATTAGTACACTTAACAATATGATTAGCACCTACCCTAAAGATGCACAAGCAGGTGATGCCTTACTGGTTGTAGCAGGCTCTCAACTAGAACTCAATAATATTGCTGCTTCTAAAGCCACCCTACAAAGAACGATTAACGAATATGCCGGTACACCAGCGGCAGATACGGCTAAAGAACGCCTCAAAATGTACTAA
- a CDS encoding ExbD/TolR family protein, with amino-acid sequence MATARRSRGKTRRMKNEMNVVPYIDVMLVLLVIFMVTAPMITPGLINLPSVGQAAEVPSTPVEVQIEENGDISVRLRQAGSEFEKIPKEDVLARIQSMTQADTPVVISADGKVPYEEVMKIMDTLRSNGLSRLGLMVNQTKGNSSKK; translated from the coding sequence ATGGCAACAGCACGCAGAAGTCGTGGTAAAACACGACGTATGAAAAATGAAATGAACGTGGTTCCTTATATTGATGTCATGTTAGTTTTGTTGGTCATCTTTATGGTAACCGCACCGATGATTACCCCCGGACTGATTAATCTGCCATCAGTAGGACAAGCAGCTGAAGTACCTTCTACACCAGTAGAAGTACAGATTGAAGAAAATGGGGATATTTCTGTTCGCTTACGTCAAGCAGGATCAGAATTTGAAAAAATTCCTAAAGAGGACGTACTCGCCCGTATTCAATCAATGACACAAGCAGATACCCCTGTTGTGATTTCTGCTGACGGTAAAGTCCCTTACGAAGAGGTCATGAAAATCATGGATACCTTACGATCCAATGGTCTTAGTCGCCTTGGCTTAATGGTTAATCAAACGAAAGGCAATTCGTCAAAGAAATAA